In Sphingobacterium thalpophilum, a genomic segment contains:
- a CDS encoding 3-hydroxyacyl-CoA dehydrogenase, producing the protein MDFKNITIAGSGVLGYQIAFQTAFHGYHVTVYDINDDVLKKAAAKFDILAQAFEKDLHASKEQLASTFDRLSYSSDLAAAVANADLLIEAVPENPAIKIGFYQELAKVAPEKTIFATNSSTLLPSQFAQETGRPEKFLALHFANEIWKHNTAEIMGHPGTDKTVFEQVVNFAKSIGMVALPLHKEQPGYIVNSLLVPLLSAATDLLVNEVADAQTIDKTWMVATGAPTGPFGILDIVGITTAYNINKMSADATNDPLKIKTVAYLKEHFIDKNKLGVATGEGFYTYPNPAYQSPDFLK; encoded by the coding sequence ATGGACTTTAAAAATATAACGATAGCTGGCAGTGGGGTTTTAGGCTATCAAATCGCTTTCCAAACAGCATTTCATGGCTATCATGTCACTGTATACGACATCAACGACGATGTATTAAAAAAAGCAGCAGCAAAATTTGATATTTTGGCGCAGGCATTCGAGAAAGATCTTCATGCGAGTAAAGAACAACTGGCTTCAACCTTTGACAGGCTCAGCTATAGTTCAGATCTGGCCGCGGCGGTAGCAAACGCAGATCTTCTTATCGAAGCCGTTCCCGAAAACCCAGCCATTAAAATTGGCTTCTATCAGGAGTTAGCGAAAGTGGCTCCGGAGAAAACCATTTTTGCCACAAACTCCTCAACCTTGCTACCAAGTCAATTTGCCCAAGAAACCGGCCGTCCAGAGAAGTTCCTGGCGCTACATTTTGCCAATGAAATCTGGAAGCACAATACAGCAGAAATTATGGGCCATCCGGGTACAGACAAAACTGTATTTGAGCAGGTTGTAAACTTTGCAAAATCCATTGGCATGGTTGCCCTCCCGCTGCACAAGGAGCAGCCTGGCTATATTGTAAACTCCTTACTTGTCCCATTACTTTCGGCGGCAACAGATCTTTTGGTCAACGAAGTGGCGGATGCCCAAACGATCGACAAAACCTGGATGGTTGCCACTGGGGCGCCAACAGGCCCCTTCGGCATACTCGATATCGTTGGCATCACAACAGCTTATAATATCAATAAAATGAGCGCCGATGCAACAAATGATCCCTTAAAGATCAAAACAGTGGCCTATCTCAAAGAGCATTTTATAGACAAAAACAAATTGGGCGTCGCTACTGGGGAAGGGTTCTATACCTATCCCAATCCGGCCTATCAATCGCCCGACTTTTTAAAGTAG